From Haloglomus litoreum, the proteins below share one genomic window:
- a CDS encoding KEOPS complex subunit Pcc1 — protein sequence MSDDGDRGDATTYFPHETVLDLSYDDPEAAALVATSLRQDVDRIDGDRSTAAVAHEDDVVRVTIRAADLTALRAGLNTWTSLVDVADRTREAALA from the coding sequence GTGTCCGACGACGGCGACCGTGGCGACGCGACGACCTACTTCCCGCACGAGACCGTTCTCGACCTGTCCTACGACGACCCCGAAGCGGCGGCGCTGGTCGCGACCAGCCTCCGGCAGGACGTCGACCGCATCGACGGTGACCGGAGTACCGCGGCCGTGGCTCACGAGGACGACGTCGTCCGCGTCACGATCCGGGCGGCCGATCTGACGGCGCTCAGAGCTGGGCTGAACACCTGGACCTCACTGGTCGACGTGGCGGACCGGACGAGGGAGGCGGCGCTGGCGTGA
- a CDS encoding DNA-directed RNA polymerase subunit P, with protein sequence MSYKCSRCKRDVELDEYGGVRCPYCGHRVLLKERSRDVKEIDVH encoded by the coding sequence ATGAGCTACAAGTGCTCCCGCTGCAAGCGCGACGTCGAACTGGACGAGTACGGCGGCGTCCGCTGTCCGTACTGTGGCCACCGCGTCCTGCTGAAGGAGCGGAGCCGCGACGTCAAGGAGATCGACGTCCACTGA